In Rhodothermus marinus DSM 4252, a single genomic region encodes these proteins:
- the otsB gene encoding trehalose-phosphatase, whose translation MAYPPRVEKPLFFLDYDGTLAPFAPDPKRARPLPEVPALLEALRRHHPVWIVTGRRLEDLDELLPVPLPAIGLHGLQRGQIGGPREFVVPEVVRRELARLRAAIPHVPGLWIEDKGPTFALHYRQAPDESAVLRALEPWLAQVPDTLEVIRGKKVIELRPRDVHKGTAVRAVAAQWPDRTPVYIGDDTTDEDAFRALAERGVTIKVGDGATAARYRLPDESAVVAYLRQYLTSPPAPA comes from the coding sequence ATGGCCTATCCGCCACGCGTCGAAAAGCCGCTGTTTTTTCTGGACTACGACGGGACGCTGGCGCCGTTTGCGCCGGATCCGAAGCGGGCGCGACCGCTTCCAGAAGTGCCCGCACTGCTGGAGGCGCTGCGCCGGCACCACCCGGTCTGGATCGTCACGGGGCGGCGGCTTGAAGATCTGGATGAATTGCTTCCTGTTCCGCTTCCGGCCATCGGACTCCACGGGCTGCAACGGGGGCAGATCGGCGGTCCCAGAGAATTTGTCGTGCCCGAAGTGGTGCGGCGGGAGCTGGCCCGGCTGCGGGCGGCCATTCCGCATGTGCCCGGCCTCTGGATCGAAGACAAGGGGCCGACGTTCGCGCTGCACTATCGCCAGGCGCCGGACGAATCGGCGGTGCTCCGGGCCCTGGAGCCCTGGCTGGCGCAGGTGCCCGATACGCTCGAGGTGATCCGCGGCAAAAAGGTGATCGAACTGCGGCCGCGCGACGTCCACAAAGGCACGGCCGTGCGGGCCGTGGCTGCGCAGTGGCCGGATCGGACACCCGTTTATATCGGGGACGACACGACCGACGAGGACGCCTTCCGGGCGCTGGCCGAGCGAGGCGTTACGATCAAAGTGGGCGATGGAGCGACCGCCGCCCGCTATCGCCTGCCGGACGAATCGGCCGTGGTGGCCTACCTCCGGCAGTATCTCACCAGCCCTCCTGCACCCGCTTGA
- a CDS encoding SufE family protein, translating to MRKLDALLELFQEAEPAERLQLLLDFAERLPPLPPEYVPLRDAGLGMVHECQSPVFFLPEVQDGRVRIYADVPREAPTPRAFTAMLVEAFDGEPPEVVLEAPEDLLYRLGIAPLLGMQRLRGLTAIYQKLRREVAEKAGLSANPR from the coding sequence ATGCGAAAGCTGGACGCCCTGCTTGAACTGTTTCAGGAGGCCGAGCCTGCCGAGCGGTTGCAGTTGTTGCTGGACTTTGCCGAGCGGCTGCCGCCGCTGCCGCCGGAGTACGTGCCGTTACGCGACGCCGGGCTGGGTATGGTGCACGAATGCCAGTCGCCGGTCTTCTTTCTGCCGGAGGTGCAGGACGGCCGCGTGCGCATCTATGCCGACGTGCCGCGCGAGGCGCCGACGCCCCGGGCTTTTACGGCAATGCTGGTCGAAGCCTTCGACGGCGAGCCGCCCGAGGTCGTGCTGGAGGCGCCCGAAGATCTGCTCTACCGGCTGGGCATCGCACCGCTGCTGGGCATGCAACGCCTGCGGGGATTGACCGCCATCTATCAGAAGCTCCGGCGTGAAGTGGCCGAAAAGGCCGGTCTCTCGGCTAATCCACGGTGA
- a CDS encoding TonB-dependent receptor, with amino-acid sequence MHRIYWPVLIGLLLVGGVRAQPATISGFVRDATTGESLIFANVVLKGTPYGTATNAAGFYSLTGIPPGTYTLAVSYLGYRLFQIELTLQPGETRRLDIELEPEPLTTGEVVVTAERELEEARNLSVTQVETRLVQELPAAFEPDVFRTLQLLPGVKAASDYSSGLYVRGGSPDQTLILLDGTTVYNPTHVFGFFSTFNPDAIKDVRLYKGAYPAEYGGRLGSVLDVYNKDGNRNQTRGSLSIGMLASRLMLEGPYRWGSWMIAFRRSTIEPLLAVLRSQNVEGAPDRFYFYDLNSKLNIDASANDRLSLAFYAGTDVLKLPFLEDSQVRVAYGNRTATAGWTHLFSERLFSSFRLTGSYYFSLPTFELAGTPFERTNTVTDWSVRGDFEYFPSDKHALKLGYWGGLFRFRLQDRFDEEEGLRASIDALYGALYLQETFRPSPFWVLQGGLRLSYFGRGRYVRLEPRLSLEYRPRANVRLQAGYGRYYQYLTLISSELITAFDVWLTVDEGVRPAWGDQFVLGTKWEPLAGVNVELEAYYRTMRALFEFDPFLPDVAGLSYRDLFRVGDGYAYGVEVLLQRSVGRLTGLLGYTWGRTRRRFPGVNLDERGRPQFYAPKYDRTHDLSLVVSYDLSRHWRLSSVFAYATGQAYTEPSGQYRLTHDPFGVDTRSVILTPGYNNARLPAYHRLDVGLTRRGRFFGLADYMLQFQVLNVYARRNLWFYFFEFEREGTVKRNEVPQIPIPLPNLSFTLRF; translated from the coding sequence ATGCATCGAATCTACTGGCCTGTGCTGATCGGGCTGCTGCTGGTCGGAGGTGTCCGGGCGCAGCCGGCCACGATCAGCGGGTTCGTGCGGGATGCCACCACGGGCGAATCGCTCATTTTCGCGAACGTCGTGCTTAAAGGCACGCCCTACGGTACGGCCACCAACGCGGCCGGCTTCTACTCGCTGACCGGTATCCCGCCCGGCACCTACACGCTGGCCGTCTCCTATCTGGGCTACCGTCTCTTTCAGATCGAACTGACGCTGCAGCCTGGCGAAACCCGCCGTCTGGACATCGAACTGGAGCCGGAGCCGTTGACCACCGGCGAGGTGGTGGTCACGGCCGAACGCGAACTCGAAGAAGCCCGCAACCTGAGCGTCACGCAGGTCGAAACCCGCCTGGTGCAGGAACTGCCGGCCGCCTTCGAGCCGGATGTGTTCCGGACGCTGCAGTTGCTGCCCGGCGTCAAGGCGGCCTCGGATTACTCCAGCGGCCTGTACGTGCGCGGCGGTAGCCCGGACCAGACGCTCATTCTGCTCGACGGCACCACCGTTTACAATCCCACGCACGTCTTCGGCTTCTTTTCGACGTTCAACCCCGATGCGATCAAAGATGTCCGCCTCTACAAAGGCGCCTATCCGGCGGAGTACGGCGGCCGCCTTGGCTCGGTGCTCGACGTCTACAACAAGGACGGCAACCGCAACCAGACCCGGGGCAGCCTGAGCATCGGGATGCTGGCCTCACGCCTGATGCTGGAGGGACCGTATCGGTGGGGCTCCTGGATGATCGCTTTTCGACGATCGACGATCGAGCCGCTGCTGGCCGTGCTCCGCAGCCAGAACGTCGAGGGCGCCCCGGACCGCTTTTATTTTTACGACCTGAACAGCAAACTGAACATCGACGCCTCGGCCAACGACCGGCTCTCGCTGGCCTTCTACGCGGGGACCGACGTACTGAAGCTGCCTTTCCTTGAAGACAGCCAGGTGCGCGTCGCCTACGGCAACCGGACGGCCACGGCGGGATGGACGCACCTGTTCTCGGAGCGGCTGTTTTCGAGCTTTCGACTGACCGGCTCCTACTATTTCAGCCTGCCCACGTTCGAGCTGGCCGGGACGCCCTTCGAGCGCACGAACACGGTAACGGACTGGTCGGTGCGCGGTGACTTCGAATACTTCCCGAGCGACAAACACGCGCTGAAGCTGGGCTACTGGGGCGGGCTGTTTCGCTTTCGCCTGCAGGATCGCTTCGACGAAGAAGAAGGCCTGCGGGCGTCGATCGATGCACTCTACGGGGCGCTTTACCTGCAGGAGACCTTCCGGCCGTCGCCCTTCTGGGTGCTGCAGGGCGGACTGCGGCTAAGCTATTTCGGACGTGGGCGGTACGTGCGGCTGGAGCCGCGCCTGTCCCTCGAATACCGGCCGCGTGCCAACGTGCGGCTCCAGGCCGGCTATGGACGCTACTATCAGTACCTGACGCTCATCTCCAGCGAGCTGATCACGGCCTTCGACGTCTGGCTCACCGTCGACGAAGGGGTGCGGCCGGCCTGGGGCGATCAGTTCGTGCTCGGAACCAAGTGGGAGCCGCTGGCCGGGGTGAACGTGGAGCTGGAAGCCTACTACCGCACGATGCGGGCGCTGTTTGAGTTCGATCCCTTCCTGCCCGACGTGGCCGGGCTGTCTTACCGCGACCTGTTCCGGGTGGGCGACGGCTACGCCTACGGGGTGGAGGTGCTGCTGCAGCGCTCGGTGGGGCGCCTGACCGGCCTGCTGGGCTACACATGGGGGCGCACGCGCCGCCGCTTTCCAGGGGTCAACCTGGACGAACGCGGCCGCCCGCAGTTCTACGCGCCCAAGTACGACCGGACGCACGATCTGAGCCTGGTCGTCAGCTACGACCTGTCGCGTCACTGGCGGCTTTCGTCGGTCTTTGCCTATGCGACCGGGCAGGCCTACACGGAGCCGTCGGGTCAGTATCGGCTCACGCATGATCCGTTCGGTGTGGATACGCGGAGCGTGATCCTGACGCCCGGCTATAACAACGCCCGCCTGCCCGCCTATCACCGGCTCGATGTGGGGCTGACGCGCCGCGGGCGGTTTTTCGGCCTGGCCGACTACATGCTCCAGTTTCAGGTGCTGAACGTCTATGCCCGGCGTAACCTGTGGTTCTACTTCTTCGAATTTGAGCGGGAAGGAACGGTCAAGCGCAACGAGGTGCCGCAGATTCCGATCCCGCTGCCCAACCTGTCGTTCACCTTACGGTTCTGA
- the dnaG gene encoding DNA primase, translating to MRIPEETIEAIRTAVDIVEVVGEYVSLRRRGANWFGLCPFHEEKTPSFSVNPHLGIFKCFGCGRGGDVFAFIQQIEHVSFVEAVRMLAERAGIPLPDGEEEADDPRPALYHALRFAARFYFEQLTQSEAGQVARAYLKQRGIHPEAVRRFGLGYAPNAWDALLKAATEAGIRPEVLEQAGLVLPRKERGGYYDRFRHRLMFPIFSHTGRVVGFGGRLLEPDPEQPKYINTPETPVYHKGRILYGLYQARQALRTQEEAILVEGYTDVIALHQAGIEHVVATSGTALTPDQARLLARYVRRVVLLFDADAAGQQAALRSIELFLERGLNVYVVSLPPGEDPDSFVRAKGARAFQEYLRQRRRDFVTFHYELARRQGRLDTPEGEAEVARTIVSAIARLPDPLLREPYVRRAAELLRIQQVRLLEILEAQLTPSSREAPPPAPSPSTPPPTSPTWHEAERLLVRLMLEEGRPMVAFVLGHMALEEFTEGPPRQLIARLLEQYEAGAVDARPFLEGRYGPEVQRLTVEALMEPYEPSENWERKGISVPRLRDRAYEAAADAMVRLKLQRIDEMIHRLKEEQLRTRHDEARVREIIARLNHILQLRRQIERRAFLNPELLPRN from the coding sequence ATGCGCATCCCCGAGGAAACCATCGAAGCCATTCGCACAGCCGTCGACATCGTCGAGGTTGTGGGCGAGTACGTCTCGCTGCGCCGCCGGGGGGCCAACTGGTTCGGGCTGTGCCCCTTCCACGAAGAAAAAACGCCTTCCTTCAGCGTCAATCCGCATCTGGGCATTTTCAAGTGCTTCGGCTGTGGGCGCGGGGGCGACGTGTTCGCCTTCATCCAGCAGATCGAGCACGTCAGCTTTGTGGAAGCCGTGCGGATGCTGGCCGAACGCGCCGGCATTCCGCTCCCCGACGGCGAGGAGGAGGCCGACGATCCGCGCCCGGCCCTGTACCATGCATTGCGCTTTGCGGCCCGATTCTATTTTGAACAGCTGACGCAATCGGAAGCCGGACAGGTGGCCCGCGCCTACCTGAAACAACGCGGCATTCATCCGGAAGCCGTCCGCCGTTTCGGGCTGGGCTATGCGCCCAATGCCTGGGATGCGTTGCTGAAGGCCGCCACCGAGGCGGGCATTCGTCCCGAGGTGCTCGAACAGGCCGGGCTGGTGCTTCCGCGCAAGGAGCGGGGCGGCTACTACGACCGCTTTCGCCACCGCCTCATGTTTCCGATCTTTTCGCACACGGGCCGCGTGGTGGGCTTTGGCGGACGCCTGCTGGAGCCCGATCCCGAGCAGCCCAAGTACATCAACACGCCCGAAACGCCCGTCTATCACAAGGGGCGCATCCTCTACGGGCTCTACCAGGCCCGCCAGGCCCTGCGCACCCAGGAAGAAGCCATCCTGGTGGAGGGCTACACCGACGTCATTGCGCTGCATCAGGCCGGCATCGAGCACGTGGTGGCCACCAGCGGCACGGCGCTCACACCCGATCAGGCGCGGCTGCTGGCGCGCTACGTCCGGCGCGTGGTGCTGCTTTTCGACGCCGACGCGGCTGGCCAGCAGGCGGCGCTGCGCAGCATCGAACTGTTTCTGGAGCGCGGGCTGAACGTCTACGTCGTGTCGCTACCCCCTGGCGAGGATCCCGATTCGTTCGTGCGGGCCAAGGGTGCCCGGGCCTTTCAGGAATACCTACGGCAGCGTCGCCGCGACTTCGTCACCTTCCATTACGAGCTGGCCCGCCGCCAGGGACGGCTCGACACGCCCGAGGGCGAGGCCGAAGTGGCCCGCACCATCGTGAGCGCCATTGCACGCCTGCCCGACCCGCTGCTGCGCGAACCCTACGTGCGCCGCGCGGCCGAGCTGCTCCGCATCCAGCAGGTTCGCCTGCTGGAGATCCTGGAGGCTCAGCTCACCCCTTCTTCCCGCGAGGCGCCGCCGCCCGCTCCGTCGCCCTCCACTCCGCCGCCTACTTCGCCGACGTGGCACGAAGCCGAACGCCTGCTCGTGCGTCTGATGCTGGAAGAAGGCCGGCCGATGGTCGCCTTCGTACTGGGTCACATGGCCCTGGAGGAGTTCACCGAAGGTCCGCCCCGTCAGCTCATCGCCCGACTGCTGGAGCAGTACGAAGCCGGCGCCGTCGATGCCCGGCCTTTTCTGGAGGGACGCTACGGCCCTGAAGTGCAGCGCCTGACCGTCGAGGCGCTCATGGAGCCCTACGAGCCCTCCGAGAACTGGGAACGCAAAGGCATTTCGGTTCCCCGCCTGCGCGACCGGGCCTACGAGGCGGCGGCCGACGCCATGGTGCGCCTCAAGCTGCAGCGCATCGACGAGATGATCCACCGGCTCAAAGAGGAGCAATTGCGCACCCGCCACGATGAAGCGCGCGTGCGCGAAATCATTGCCCGGCTGAACCATATCCTGCAACTCCGCCGCCAGATCGAACGCCGCGCCTTTCTCAATCCGGAGCTGCTACCCCGCAACTGA
- a CDS encoding sulfurtransferase, which produces MATYAHPEVLVSTDWVAEHLNDTEHVRIVESDEDVLLYETGHIPNAVKIDWVQDLQDPIVRDYISKERFEELCASRGIANDTLVVFYGDKNNWWACYAFWVFKLFGHEKCAIMDGGRQKWIAEGRPLTREVPSFPRTTYRAKAPDPSIRAFREEVLAHMRAGKPLIDVRTPAEYRGELTHMPDYPQEGALRAGHIPGAKNVPWSMAVREDGTFKPREELARIYLQEKGLKPDDEVITYCRIGERSSHTWFVLKYLLGFEHVKNYDGSWTEWGNLVGVPIEKGDPEAAQS; this is translated from the coding sequence ATGGCCACGTATGCGCATCCCGAGGTGCTGGTATCGACCGACTGGGTGGCCGAGCATCTGAACGACACCGAGCACGTCCGAATCGTGGAGTCCGACGAGGACGTGCTGCTTTACGAGACGGGCCACATTCCCAACGCTGTCAAGATCGACTGGGTACAGGACCTGCAGGACCCGATCGTGCGGGATTACATCTCGAAAGAAAGGTTCGAAGAACTCTGTGCCTCGCGGGGCATCGCGAACGACACGCTGGTGGTCTTCTACGGCGACAAAAACAACTGGTGGGCCTGCTATGCGTTCTGGGTCTTCAAGCTCTTTGGCCACGAAAAGTGTGCGATCATGGACGGCGGGCGCCAGAAATGGATCGCTGAAGGGCGGCCGCTGACGCGTGAGGTGCCGTCGTTCCCGCGGACGACCTACCGGGCCAAAGCGCCGGATCCGTCGATTCGGGCATTCCGCGAAGAGGTGCTGGCCCACATGCGGGCCGGCAAGCCGCTGATTGACGTACGGACACCCGCCGAGTATCGGGGTGAACTCACGCACATGCCCGACTATCCGCAGGAGGGGGCGCTGCGGGCCGGACACATCCCCGGCGCGAAGAACGTCCCCTGGAGCATGGCTGTCCGTGAAGACGGCACGTTCAAGCCGCGGGAGGAGCTGGCGCGCATTTACCTGCAGGAGAAGGGTCTGAAGCCCGACGACGAGGTGATCACCTATTGCCGGATCGGAGAGCGCTCGAGCCATACCTGGTTCGTGCTGAAGTACCTGCTCGGCTTCGAGCACGTCAAGAATTACGACGGCTCGTGGACCGAGTGGGGCAACCTGGTCGGCGTGCCCATCGAGAAGGGCGACCCTGAAGCGGCACAATCCTGA
- a CDS encoding DUF4249 family protein gives MPRAALWLVLIGMLGWAACDQVEPVRFTPEYVVESYQIAGEPLQPVWLTRTLPIEAVYVPDSVRVRGAQVRIALLDEQGMPERWYPYEEHPDSPGYYVPVPLVREARVRPLRTYRLEARMPDGTLLTAETTVPDTFRVLGANLDSVRYQSEVRLELIMTRSEYPGRQAVYIITTEALEPTEENLTPFGRALYEDSTFTLEELRVSGSPILNEANYTELPDGTLRLQLPWLAVLFYGPNRVTISALDDNLYDLIRTQSVQQGGSTLSPGEIPAVLEHVEGGRGVFGSYARVQYTFVVAR, from the coding sequence ATGCCGCGCGCTGCTCTCTGGCTGGTATTGATCGGCATGCTGGGATGGGCGGCCTGCGATCAGGTCGAGCCCGTCCGCTTCACGCCCGAGTATGTGGTCGAGTCGTACCAGATCGCGGGTGAGCCGCTGCAGCCGGTGTGGCTGACGCGGACGCTCCCGATCGAGGCCGTCTACGTGCCCGACTCGGTGCGGGTGCGGGGCGCGCAGGTGCGCATTGCGTTGCTGGACGAACAGGGCATGCCCGAGCGGTGGTATCCGTACGAGGAGCATCCGGATTCGCCCGGCTACTATGTGCCCGTGCCGTTGGTGCGTGAGGCGCGGGTGCGGCCGCTGCGCACCTACCGGCTGGAGGCCCGGATGCCCGACGGGACCCTGCTGACGGCCGAAACCACGGTGCCCGACACGTTCCGGGTGCTGGGGGCGAATCTCGACTCGGTGCGCTATCAGAGCGAGGTGCGCCTGGAGCTGATCATGACGCGCAGCGAATATCCCGGCCGCCAGGCCGTCTACATCATCACGACCGAGGCGCTGGAGCCGACCGAGGAGAATCTGACGCCCTTCGGCCGGGCGCTCTACGAAGACAGCACCTTCACGCTCGAGGAGCTGCGCGTGAGCGGTTCGCCCATTCTGAACGAGGCCAACTACACGGAATTGCCCGACGGTACGCTCCGGTTGCAGCTCCCCTGGCTGGCCGTGCTCTTCTACGGGCCCAATCGGGTGACGATCAGTGCGCTGGACGACAACCTGTACGACCTGATCCGCACGCAGAGCGTGCAGCAGGGCGGTTCGACACTCTCGCCCGGCGAGATCCCGGCCGTGCTGGAACATGTAGAAGGGGGGCGGGGTGTCTTTGGAAGCTATGCGCGGGTCCAGTACACGTTCGTGGTAGCGCGCTGA
- a CDS encoding alpha,alpha-trehalose-phosphate synthase (UDP-forming), with the protein MIIAANRAPLRYTEDEGWVPAIGGLATALLPVLQEQGGVWIAMQEDAKAPTRQPYPPEAPDLEIQRIPLSAQERTHYYLGMSNRVLWPICHYMLQHLELERAYMEAYRTVNRRFAEAIVRAYRPGDFIWVHDYHLMLVPHLIRQAIPDANISFFWHIPWPAMEVYRILPWSRELLQGMLGCDLIGFHVEEYVENFLESARYLLGAEIEDNRVLWEGREVRVEAHPIGIDVARFEQLSEREDVRREAERLREEMHAEWLLIGIDRLDYTKGILSRLQAFEQFLKEYPAYHGRVTFYQVATPSRTQLESYQQLKREVDEAVGRINGFFARDSWVPVHYRYRTYTQEELCVFYRAADVALITPLRDGMNLVTQEFIAASRSGVLVLSELTGAAHLLREAVLVNPYDRDGMVQAIRTALEMPVEERIERFRFLKRTVRELDVHRWARRFLEAMQQRPSEV; encoded by the coding sequence TTGATCATTGCGGCCAACCGGGCCCCGCTGCGCTACACCGAGGACGAAGGCTGGGTCCCGGCCATTGGAGGATTGGCCACCGCCCTGTTACCCGTGCTGCAGGAGCAGGGGGGCGTCTGGATTGCCATGCAGGAAGACGCAAAGGCGCCGACGCGCCAACCCTACCCGCCCGAGGCGCCCGACCTGGAAATCCAGCGGATCCCGCTCAGTGCGCAGGAGCGCACGCACTACTACTTGGGGATGTCCAACCGGGTGCTCTGGCCCATCTGCCACTACATGCTGCAGCATCTGGAGCTGGAGCGGGCCTACATGGAGGCCTACCGCACGGTCAACCGGCGCTTTGCCGAGGCCATCGTACGCGCCTACCGTCCGGGCGATTTCATCTGGGTGCACGACTATCACCTGATGCTGGTGCCCCACCTGATACGCCAGGCCATTCCCGACGCGAACATCTCGTTCTTCTGGCACATTCCCTGGCCGGCCATGGAGGTCTATCGCATCCTGCCCTGGTCGCGGGAGCTGCTGCAGGGTATGCTGGGATGCGATCTGATCGGCTTTCACGTCGAGGAATATGTCGAAAACTTTCTGGAAAGCGCGCGCTACCTGCTCGGCGCCGAAATCGAAGACAACCGGGTGCTCTGGGAGGGGCGTGAGGTGCGCGTCGAGGCGCATCCGATCGGCATCGACGTCGCCCGATTCGAACAGCTCTCGGAGCGGGAGGACGTGCGTCGCGAGGCCGAACGGCTTCGGGAAGAAATGCATGCCGAGTGGCTGCTCATCGGTATCGATCGGCTCGATTACACGAAGGGAATTCTTTCGCGACTGCAGGCCTTCGAGCAGTTTCTGAAGGAGTATCCGGCGTATCACGGCCGCGTCACGTTCTATCAGGTCGCCACGCCGAGCCGCACGCAACTGGAGTCCTACCAGCAGTTGAAACGCGAGGTGGACGAGGCCGTGGGGCGCATCAACGGTTTTTTTGCGCGTGATAGCTGGGTGCCCGTGCACTACCGCTATCGCACCTATACGCAGGAGGAACTCTGCGTCTTTTACCGGGCGGCCGATGTGGCGTTGATTACGCCGCTGCGCGACGGGATGAACCTGGTCACGCAGGAGTTCATTGCGGCCAGTCGGAGTGGCGTGCTGGTGCTCTCGGAGTTGACCGGCGCTGCGCATCTGCTGCGGGAGGCCGTGCTGGTCAACCCCTACGACCGGGACGGCATGGTGCAGGCCATCCGGACGGCCCTGGAGATGCCGGTCGAGGAGCGGATCGAGCGGTTTCGCTTTCTGAAGCGAACCGTGCGCGAACTGGACGTGCACCGCTGGGCCCGCCGGTTCCTCGAAGCCATGCAGCAACGCCCTTCGGAAGTCTGA
- a CDS encoding glycoside hydrolase family 15 protein has protein sequence MQSFSFEPGQYPDYKPLEAYGVIGDSRTAVLVGADGSIDWACLPDFDSPAQFAALLDPKAGRFAVRPLAPFRAWQRYEQGTNVLVTEFLTPQGRVRVRDFMPYMQRRRTPTAEIYRRLECVEGHVDLEVLFEPRFDYGLQVPEFEASPYGVLARHGDETLALSSEIPLRLEDGRAVGHLHMEAGQDTFLVADWGAARVHPVSSYQPDRRLWKVRTFWRSWIDRLDYHGRYRDVVERSLLTLKLLVYEPTGAIVAAPTTSLPEWPGGSRNWDYRFSWVRDSAFILRALFQAGYVEEGTAYLDWLLGQCLEGQPLRVLYGIRGEHGMPERTLPLRGYLDSRPVRIGNEAVEQFQLDIYGSLLDAALRYEQHGGLLTIIEWERLQALAEEVCRRWREPDSGIWEVRSGVFHYTYSKIWAWVALTRAAQLARRLGADAPVEAWEREAHTIREEVLEKAWNPEVGAFTQYYGAEALDASVLIMPLVGFLPATDERFQQTVQRCLERLAAGPFPLLYRYLNDDGVGGPEGAFLLPSFWLVEVLALAGDLRRARAALDRLIERMNPLGLYAEEVHPETLALLGNFPQGFSHLGLINVVFRLEELKRVQEGW, from the coding sequence ATGCAGTCGTTCAGCTTCGAGCCCGGCCAGTATCCGGATTACAAACCGCTGGAGGCCTACGGCGTCATCGGCGACAGCCGGACGGCCGTCCTGGTGGGCGCCGACGGGTCGATCGACTGGGCCTGTCTGCCCGACTTCGACAGTCCGGCTCAGTTTGCCGCGTTGCTCGACCCGAAGGCCGGACGGTTTGCCGTCCGGCCGCTGGCTCCGTTTCGGGCCTGGCAGCGCTACGAGCAGGGCACCAATGTGCTCGTGACGGAATTCCTCACGCCGCAGGGTCGGGTGCGCGTGCGGGACTTCATGCCCTACATGCAACGACGCCGGACCCCGACGGCCGAAATCTATCGCCGCCTCGAATGCGTCGAGGGGCACGTCGATCTGGAAGTTCTCTTCGAGCCGCGTTTCGACTACGGACTGCAGGTACCGGAGTTTGAAGCCTCGCCGTACGGCGTGCTGGCCCGACACGGTGACGAAACGCTGGCGCTTTCCAGCGAGATACCGCTGCGTCTGGAGGACGGCCGGGCCGTCGGGCACCTGCACATGGAAGCGGGTCAGGATACCTTCCTGGTAGCCGACTGGGGCGCCGCCCGCGTGCATCCGGTAAGCAGCTATCAGCCGGATCGGCGGCTGTGGAAGGTGCGCACGTTCTGGCGAAGCTGGATCGATCGCCTGGATTACCACGGCCGCTACCGGGACGTCGTCGAGCGCAGCCTGCTGACGCTCAAACTGCTGGTCTACGAACCCACCGGCGCCATCGTGGCGGCGCCGACCACCTCGCTGCCCGAGTGGCCGGGCGGCTCCCGCAACTGGGACTATCGCTTTTCCTGGGTGCGCGACTCGGCCTTCATTCTGCGCGCGCTCTTCCAGGCCGGCTACGTCGAAGAAGGGACGGCTTATCTGGACTGGCTGCTGGGCCAGTGCCTCGAAGGCCAGCCGTTGCGGGTGCTCTACGGGATCCGCGGCGAGCATGGCATGCCCGAGCGTACGCTGCCGCTCCGGGGCTACCTCGACTCGCGCCCCGTGCGCATCGGCAACGAAGCGGTCGAGCAATTTCAGCTCGACATTTACGGCAGCTTGCTCGACGCCGCGCTGCGCTACGAGCAGCACGGCGGCCTGCTGACCATCATCGAATGGGAACGGCTGCAGGCGCTGGCCGAAGAAGTCTGCCGCCGCTGGCGCGAGCCTGACTCGGGCATCTGGGAAGTGCGTAGCGGCGTCTTCCATTACACCTACTCCAAGATATGGGCCTGGGTGGCGCTGACGCGCGCGGCGCAGCTGGCGCGCCGCCTGGGCGCCGACGCCCCGGTCGAAGCCTGGGAGCGCGAGGCTCATACGATCCGAGAGGAGGTGCTCGAAAAAGCCTGGAATCCGGAAGTCGGCGCCTTCACCCAGTACTACGGCGCGGAAGCGCTCGACGCCTCGGTACTGATCATGCCGCTGGTCGGCTTTCTACCGGCCACCGACGAGCGCTTTCAACAGACCGTACAACGCTGCCTGGAGCGACTGGCGGCCGGTCCCTTCCCGCTCCTCTATCGCTACCTGAACGACGACGGCGTCGGTGGTCCTGAAGGTGCTTTTCTGCTCCCTTCCTTCTGGCTGGTAGAAGTGCTGGCGCTGGCCGGCGACCTGCGTCGGGCCCGTGCTGCCCTGGACCGCCTGATCGAGCGCATGAACCCGCTCGGTCTCTACGCCGAAGAAGTACACCCGGAGACGCTGGCCCTGCTGGGCAACTTTCCGCAGGGCTTCAGTCACCTGGGTCTGATCAACGTCGTCTTTCGACTGGAAGAGCTCAAGCGGGTGCAGGAGGGCTGGTGA